A genomic region of Microtus ochrogaster isolate Prairie Vole_2 chromosome 15, MicOch1.0, whole genome shotgun sequence contains the following coding sequences:
- the Hdac7 gene encoding histone deacetylase 7 isoform X4 yields the protein MHSPGAGCPALQPDTPGCQSQPMDLRVGQRPTVEPVPEPALLALQHPQRLHRHLFLAGLQQPQRSAEPMRLSMDAPVPELQGGQQEQELRQLLNKDKSKRSAVASSVVKQKLAEVILKKQQAALERTVHPSSPSIPYRTLEPLDTEGAARSVLSSFLPAVPSLPTEAPEHFPLRKTVSEPNLKLRYKPKKSLERRKNPLLRKESAPPSLRRRPAETLGDSSPGSSSTPASGCSSPNDSEHGPNPALGSEADGERRTHSTLGPRGPVLGNPHAPLFLHHGLEPEAGGTLPSRLQPILLLDPSVSHAPLWTVPGLGPLPFQFAQPLLTTERLSGSGLHRPLNRTRSEPLPPSATASPLLGPLQSRQDRLKPHVQLIKPAISPPQRPAKPSEKPRLRQIPSAEDLETDGGGVGPLVNDRLEPRESGHGPPEGRGPVSLQQRQQVPLWEQQHLTGRLSQGSSGDSVLLPLAQVGHRPLSRTQSSPAAPVSLLSPEPTCQTQVLNSSETPATGLVYDSVMLKHQCSCGDNSKHPEHAGRIQSIWSRLQERGLRSQCECLRGRKASLEELQSVHSERHVLLYGTNPLSRLKLDNGKLTGLLAQRMFVMLPCGGVGVDTDTIWNELHSSNAARWAAGSVTDLAFRVASGELKNGFAVVRPPGHHADHSTAMGFCFFNSVAIACRQLQQQGKASKILIVDWDVHHGNGTQQTFYQDPSVLYISLHRHDDGNFFPGSGAVDEVGTGNGEGFNVNVAWAGGLDPPMGDPEYLAAFRIVVMPIAREFAPDLVLVSAGFDAAEGHPAPLGGYHVSAKCFGYMTQQLMNLAGGAVVLALEGGHDLTAICDASEACVAALLGNKVDPLSEEGWKQKPNLNALRSLEAVIRVHRKYWGCMQRLASCPDSWLPRVPGADAEVEAVTALASLSVGILAEDRPSQQLVEEEEPMNL from the exons GCTGCCCTGCCCTCCAGCCAGACACGCCAGGCTGCCAGTCCCAGCCCATGGATCTGCGCGTGGGCCAGCGGCCCACAGTGGAGCCCGTACCAGAGCCTGCGCTACTGGCCCTGCAGCACCCCCAGCGTCTGCACCGCCATCTCTTCCTGGCAGGCCTGCAACAGCCACAGCGCTCAGCGGAGCCCATGAGG CTCTCCATGGACGCGCCAGTGCCAGAGCTGCAGGGGGGACAGCAGGAACAAGAACTTCGGCAACTTCTCAATAAAGACAAGAGCAAGCGAA gtGCTGTAGCCAGCAGTGTGGTCAAGCAGAAGCTGGCTGAGGTGATCCTGAAAAAACAGCAGGCTGCCCTTGAGAGAACAGTCCATCCCAGCAGCCCCAGTATTCCCTACAG AACTCTTGAGCCCTTGGACACAGAGGGTGCTGCCCGCTCTGTGCTTAGCAGCTTCCTGCCTGCAGTTCCCAGCCTGCCCACTGAAGCCCCGGAACACTTTCCCCTGCGTAAAACAG TATCTGAGCCCAACCTGAAGCTGCGCTATAAGCCCAAGAAGTCCCTGGAGCGGCGCAAGAATCCCCTGCTCAGAAAGGAGAGTGCCCCGCCCAGCCTTCGGAGGCGGCCTGCCGAGACCCTTGGAG aCTCCTCCCCCGGTAGTAGCAGCACACCTGCCTCAGGGTGCAGCTCCCCCAATGACAGCGAGCATGGCCCCAATCCTGCCTTGGGCTCAGAG gcTGATGGTGAGCGCAGGACCCATTCGACTTTGGGCCCTCGGGGTCCTGTCCTGGGGAACCCCCACGCTCCCCTCTTCCTGCACCACGGTCTGGAGCCAGAGGCTGGGGGGACCTTACCCTCTCGCCTGCAGCCCATTCTCCTCCTGGATCCCTCAGTCTCCCACGCCCCACTGTGGACTG TGCCTGGGCTTGGGCCCTTGCCCTTCCAATTTGCCCAGCCCTTACTGACCACCGAGCGGCTCTCCGGCTCAGGCCTCCACCGGCCACTTAACCGGACCCGCTCAGAGCCCCTGCCCCCCAGCGCCACTGCCTCCCCTCTGCTGGGCCCCCTGCAATCCCGACAGGATCGGCTCAAACCTCATGTCCAGCTGATCAAG CCAGccatctcccctccccagagGCCCGCCAAGCCAAGCGAGAAGCCCCGACTGCGGCAGATACCCTCAGCTGAGGACCTAGAGACAGATGGTGGGGGAGTGGGACCTCTGGTGAATGATCGCCTGGAACCTAGGGAGTCAGGCCACGGGCCTCCCGAGGGCAGAGGCCCCGTTTCTCTGCAGCAGCGCCAGCAG GTGCCGCTCTGGGAGCAGCAGCATCTAACTGGGCGGCTCTCCCAGGGAAGCTCCGGCGACTCTGTGTTGCTACCTCTGGCCCAGGTCGGACACCGGCCCCTGTCCAGAACCCAGTCTTCCCCAGCAGCTCCTGTTTCCCTACTGAGCCCAGAGCCCACCTGTCAGACCCAAGTCCTCAACAGCTCAGAGACACCTGCCACAG GGCTGGTCTATGACTCAGTGATGCTGAAACACCAATGCTCCTGTGGAGACAACAGCAAGCACCCTGAGCATGCAGGCCGCATCCAGAGCATCTGGTCCCGGCTGCAGGAGCGGGGTCTCCGCAGCCAGTGTGAG TGTCTCCGGGGTCGAAAGGCCTCCCTAGAGGAGCTGCAATCAGTCCATTCTGAAAGGCACGTCCTCCTCTATGGCACCAACCCCCTCAGCCGCCTCAAACTGGATAATGGGAAGCTGACAG GCCTCCTGGCACAGCGGATGTTCGTGATGCTACCCTGTGGCGGGGTTGGG GTAGATACTGACACCATCTGGAATGAGCTGCACTCCTCCAATGCAGCCCGCTGGGCCGCAGGCAGCGTCACTGACCTCGCCTTCAGAGTGGCTTCCGGAGAGCTGAAG AACGGTTTTGCTGTGGTGCGGCCTCCAGGACACCACGCCGATCATTCCACAGCCAT GGGCTTTTGCTTCTTCAACTCCGTGGCCATCGCCTGCAGACAGCTTCAGCAACAAGGCAAGGCCAGCAAGATCCTCATTGTTGACTGG GATGTTCACCATGGAAACGGCACACAGCAAACGTTCTACCAGGACCCCAGCGTGCTGTACATTTCCCTGCACCGCCATGATGACGGCAACTTCTTCCCAGGCAGTGGGGCTGTGGATGAG GTGGGGACTGGCAACGGTGAAGGCTTCAATGTCAACGTGGCTTGGGCTGGGGGCTTGGATCCACCCATGGGGGATCCTGAGTACCTCGCTGCCTTCAG GATCGTGGTGATGCCCATTGCCCGAGAGTTTGCTCCAGACCTGGTCCTGGTGTCTGCTGGATTTGATGCTGCCGAGGGTCACCCAGCCCCGCTGGGTGGCTACCATGTTTCTGCCAAAT GTTTTGGGTACATGACACAGCAGCTGATGAACTTGGCAGGAGGTGCGGTGGTGTTGGCCTTAGAGGGTGGTCATGACCTCACAGCTATCTGTGACGCCTCTGAGGCCTGTGTGGCTGCTCTTCTGGGCAACAAG GTGGATCCCCTTTCAGAAGAAGGCTGGAAACAGAAGCCCAACCTCAATGCCCTCCGCTCTCTGGAAGCTGTGATCAGGGTGCACA GGAAATACTGGGGCTGCATGCAGCGCTTGGCCTCCTGTCCAGACTCTTGGCTGCCCAGAGTACCAGGGGCTGATGCAGAAGTGGAAGCCGTGACTGCACTGGCATCCCTCTCAGTGGGCATCCTGGCTGAAGACAG GCCCTCGCAGCAGCTGGTGGAAGAGGAAGAACCTATGAATCTCTAG
- the Hdac7 gene encoding histone deacetylase 7 isoform X3, whose translation MDLRVGQRPTVEPVPEPALLALQHPQRLHRHLFLAGLQQPQRSAEPMRLSMDAPVPELQGGQQEQELRQLLNKDKSKRSAVASSVVKQKLAEVILKKQQAALERTVHPSSPSIPYRTLEPLDTEGAARSVLSSFLPAVPSLPTEAPEHFPLRKTVSEPNLKLRYKPKKSLERRKNPLLRKESAPPSLRRRPAETLGDSSPGSSSTPASGCSSPNDSEHGPNPALGSEALLGQRLRLQESSLAPFALPTMSLLPAITLGLPAPARADGERRTHSTLGPRGPVLGNPHAPLFLHHGLEPEAGGTLPSRLQPILLLDPSVSHAPLWTVPGLGPLPFQFAQPLLTTERLSGSGLHRPLNRTRSEPLPPSATASPLLGPLQSRQDRLKPHVQLIKPAISPPQRPAKPSEKPRLRQIPSAEDLETDGGGVGPLVNDRLEPRESGHGPPEGRGPVSLQQRQQVPLWEQQHLTGRLSQGSSGDSVLLPLAQVGHRPLSRTQSSPAAPVSLLSPEPTCQTQVLNSSETPATGLVYDSVMLKHQCSCGDNSKHPEHAGRIQSIWSRLQERGLRSQCECLRGRKASLEELQSVHSERHVLLYGTNPLSRLKLDNGKLTGLLAQRMFVMLPCGGVGVDTDTIWNELHSSNAARWAAGSVTDLAFRVASGELKNGFAVVRPPGHHADHSTAMGFCFFNSVAIACRQLQQQGKASKILIVDWDVHHGNGTQQTFYQDPSVLYISLHRHDDGNFFPGSGAVDEVGTGNGEGFNVNVAWAGGLDPPMGDPEYLAAFRIVVMPIAREFAPDLVLVSAGFDAAEGHPAPLGGYHVSAKCFGYMTQQLMNLAGGAVVLALEGGHDLTAICDASEACVAALLGNKVDPLSEEGWKQKPNLNALRSLEAVIRVHRKYWGCMQRLASCPDSWLPRVPGADAEVEAVTALASLSVGILAEDRPSQQLVEEEEPMNL comes from the exons ATGGATCTGCGCGTGGGCCAGCGGCCCACAGTGGAGCCCGTACCAGAGCCTGCGCTACTGGCCCTGCAGCACCCCCAGCGTCTGCACCGCCATCTCTTCCTGGCAGGCCTGCAACAGCCACAGCGCTCAGCGGAGCCCATGAGG CTCTCCATGGACGCGCCAGTGCCAGAGCTGCAGGGGGGACAGCAGGAACAAGAACTTCGGCAACTTCTCAATAAAGACAAGAGCAAGCGAA gtGCTGTAGCCAGCAGTGTGGTCAAGCAGAAGCTGGCTGAGGTGATCCTGAAAAAACAGCAGGCTGCCCTTGAGAGAACAGTCCATCCCAGCAGCCCCAGTATTCCCTACAG AACTCTTGAGCCCTTGGACACAGAGGGTGCTGCCCGCTCTGTGCTTAGCAGCTTCCTGCCTGCAGTTCCCAGCCTGCCCACTGAAGCCCCGGAACACTTTCCCCTGCGTAAAACAG TATCTGAGCCCAACCTGAAGCTGCGCTATAAGCCCAAGAAGTCCCTGGAGCGGCGCAAGAATCCCCTGCTCAGAAAGGAGAGTGCCCCGCCCAGCCTTCGGAGGCGGCCTGCCGAGACCCTTGGAG aCTCCTCCCCCGGTAGTAGCAGCACACCTGCCTCAGGGTGCAGCTCCCCCAATGACAGCGAGCATGGCCCCAATCCTGCCTTGGGCTCAGAG GCGCTCTTGGGCCAGCGGCTGCGGCTGCAGGAGAGTTCTCTGGCCCCGTTCGCTTTGCCGACAATGTCCTTGCTGCCCGCAATCACACTGGGGCTGCCTGCCCCTGCCAGG gcTGATGGTGAGCGCAGGACCCATTCGACTTTGGGCCCTCGGGGTCCTGTCCTGGGGAACCCCCACGCTCCCCTCTTCCTGCACCACGGTCTGGAGCCAGAGGCTGGGGGGACCTTACCCTCTCGCCTGCAGCCCATTCTCCTCCTGGATCCCTCAGTCTCCCACGCCCCACTGTGGACTG TGCCTGGGCTTGGGCCCTTGCCCTTCCAATTTGCCCAGCCCTTACTGACCACCGAGCGGCTCTCCGGCTCAGGCCTCCACCGGCCACTTAACCGGACCCGCTCAGAGCCCCTGCCCCCCAGCGCCACTGCCTCCCCTCTGCTGGGCCCCCTGCAATCCCGACAGGATCGGCTCAAACCTCATGTCCAGCTGATCAAG CCAGccatctcccctccccagagGCCCGCCAAGCCAAGCGAGAAGCCCCGACTGCGGCAGATACCCTCAGCTGAGGACCTAGAGACAGATGGTGGGGGAGTGGGACCTCTGGTGAATGATCGCCTGGAACCTAGGGAGTCAGGCCACGGGCCTCCCGAGGGCAGAGGCCCCGTTTCTCTGCAGCAGCGCCAGCAG GTGCCGCTCTGGGAGCAGCAGCATCTAACTGGGCGGCTCTCCCAGGGAAGCTCCGGCGACTCTGTGTTGCTACCTCTGGCCCAGGTCGGACACCGGCCCCTGTCCAGAACCCAGTCTTCCCCAGCAGCTCCTGTTTCCCTACTGAGCCCAGAGCCCACCTGTCAGACCCAAGTCCTCAACAGCTCAGAGACACCTGCCACAG GGCTGGTCTATGACTCAGTGATGCTGAAACACCAATGCTCCTGTGGAGACAACAGCAAGCACCCTGAGCATGCAGGCCGCATCCAGAGCATCTGGTCCCGGCTGCAGGAGCGGGGTCTCCGCAGCCAGTGTGAG TGTCTCCGGGGTCGAAAGGCCTCCCTAGAGGAGCTGCAATCAGTCCATTCTGAAAGGCACGTCCTCCTCTATGGCACCAACCCCCTCAGCCGCCTCAAACTGGATAATGGGAAGCTGACAG GCCTCCTGGCACAGCGGATGTTCGTGATGCTACCCTGTGGCGGGGTTGGG GTAGATACTGACACCATCTGGAATGAGCTGCACTCCTCCAATGCAGCCCGCTGGGCCGCAGGCAGCGTCACTGACCTCGCCTTCAGAGTGGCTTCCGGAGAGCTGAAG AACGGTTTTGCTGTGGTGCGGCCTCCAGGACACCACGCCGATCATTCCACAGCCAT GGGCTTTTGCTTCTTCAACTCCGTGGCCATCGCCTGCAGACAGCTTCAGCAACAAGGCAAGGCCAGCAAGATCCTCATTGTTGACTGG GATGTTCACCATGGAAACGGCACACAGCAAACGTTCTACCAGGACCCCAGCGTGCTGTACATTTCCCTGCACCGCCATGATGACGGCAACTTCTTCCCAGGCAGTGGGGCTGTGGATGAG GTGGGGACTGGCAACGGTGAAGGCTTCAATGTCAACGTGGCTTGGGCTGGGGGCTTGGATCCACCCATGGGGGATCCTGAGTACCTCGCTGCCTTCAG GATCGTGGTGATGCCCATTGCCCGAGAGTTTGCTCCAGACCTGGTCCTGGTGTCTGCTGGATTTGATGCTGCCGAGGGTCACCCAGCCCCGCTGGGTGGCTACCATGTTTCTGCCAAAT GTTTTGGGTACATGACACAGCAGCTGATGAACTTGGCAGGAGGTGCGGTGGTGTTGGCCTTAGAGGGTGGTCATGACCTCACAGCTATCTGTGACGCCTCTGAGGCCTGTGTGGCTGCTCTTCTGGGCAACAAG GTGGATCCCCTTTCAGAAGAAGGCTGGAAACAGAAGCCCAACCTCAATGCCCTCCGCTCTCTGGAAGCTGTGATCAGGGTGCACA GGAAATACTGGGGCTGCATGCAGCGCTTGGCCTCCTGTCCAGACTCTTGGCTGCCCAGAGTACCAGGGGCTGATGCAGAAGTGGAAGCCGTGACTGCACTGGCATCCCTCTCAGTGGGCATCCTGGCTGAAGACAG GCCCTCGCAGCAGCTGGTGGAAGAGGAAGAACCTATGAATCTCTAG